A DNA window from Chitinibacter fontanus contains the following coding sequences:
- a CDS encoding type VI secretion system Vgr family protein, protein MTSVSSLSQILSSFAAAFNQDQRLITLQLGDGSAWGEQLLPQSVTGSEGVNQAYRYTLECLSPDGAIELKSLLGLPVVIGVTDSEGGVVERCGVVSQAQLLGSDGGFAKYGLQVEPPFALLRHRRTSRVFQDISVPDIVKQVIGEHQAANSVFAAVQTLDFKLSGAHSQRSYCLQYRESDYDFLVRLMHEEGLAWRFEHQPADSPQVQLVVFDDAFALPEASDSQVRFHRADATEESDALLEWTSQRQVGSNNVALATFDYKASNTSHSGDESAVDQGDGGQQLQASFEDYDPQSLYYASDAEQLSHYAQLRQQAHDGQKKSFSGSGTLRSLQAGQWFRLEDHPAHEWDSAEQREFAITELTFTAHNNLPHDLTQQLRQIAPSLLASNTATHSTTDTPAPYRVEFKSQRRGQPITPAFNLDGTEQLAKPKSRGVQTATVVGPAGEEIHTDGLGRIKVQFHWQRPNEHADFGANLDDKSSCWIRVAYPSAGASWGHQFIPRIGQEVLVDFIEGDIDRPIVTGVVYNGSHPTPTFSGAGALPANKTLSGIKSKEYKGGQYGELLFDDSTGQVRTKLSSEHAKTQLNLGYLIHPRTNGKGETRGEGFELRTDAHGAIRAGHGLLLTTEAKGGAAGKQLDRNPASSQLESALELAKSLGEVATKQLADTIETGENEQTIKPDNSNGEKHKTGHLHHHVHAAKSWEAGTNTDSEGKTKSEDQAGQQPLLMLHGQDGLALTTPQSLTQTAGSNIDQVAQRDSNQTTGRRWIHNVGSHISLFVSGVKDSIALKLIAAKGKVQMQAQSDDVEITADKNVKLTAIKGQNLFNAKQEILLTAGGAYIRIKGGKIELHAPGKVSFKGSSHDWSGPASQTLPFPAFPRSSGLGQVKLHHLYAGREGVATGRYVLTDLLGQRHEGLLDKDGKALVGGLPIGAVMVKFTEDPRNHKTKSGQFAPIHWPAEAVPVDPTLVQQQAQAQLSSLLPAMAQSFVESPNVPNPAEVIQSIPQGNLLADAAKLVEKAKQVQTALNAFKQGEYGAAINEGLKIAGVKVNQPVGPECIPAAKSARATLDAARNPIKLNLK, encoded by the coding sequence ATGACCAGTGTTTCTTCCTTGTCCCAAATCCTGAGTAGTTTTGCTGCTGCGTTTAATCAAGACCAACGCCTGATTACCCTCCAACTCGGCGACGGTAGCGCTTGGGGTGAGCAGCTGTTGCCGCAGTCGGTGACGGGTAGCGAGGGGGTGAATCAGGCTTATCGCTACACGCTGGAATGCCTGTCGCCTGATGGTGCGATTGAACTCAAATCGCTGCTCGGTTTGCCCGTGGTGATAGGTGTTACCGATTCTGAGGGTGGCGTCGTCGAGCGTTGCGGTGTGGTGTCGCAAGCCCAGCTGTTGGGCTCGGACGGTGGTTTTGCCAAGTATGGTTTGCAAGTCGAGCCGCCGTTTGCGCTCTTACGCCATCGCCGCACGTCTCGCGTGTTTCAGGACATCTCCGTTCCCGACATCGTCAAACAGGTGATCGGAGAACATCAGGCGGCGAACTCAGTGTTTGCCGCAGTCCAGACGCTGGATTTCAAACTTAGTGGTGCTCACTCCCAACGCTCCTACTGTTTGCAGTATCGCGAATCCGATTACGATTTCCTTGTCCGACTGATGCACGAGGAAGGCTTGGCGTGGCGCTTTGAACACCAGCCGGCCGATTCGCCGCAAGTGCAGTTGGTGGTGTTTGACGATGCGTTTGCGCTTCCCGAAGCCAGCGATTCACAAGTCCGCTTTCATCGCGCCGATGCGACCGAAGAGAGTGATGCACTGCTCGAATGGACTTCACAACGCCAAGTCGGTAGTAACAACGTTGCACTCGCCACCTTTGATTACAAAGCCAGCAACACCAGCCACAGCGGTGATGAGAGCGCAGTGGATCAAGGCGACGGTGGGCAGCAGTTACAAGCGTCGTTTGAAGATTACGACCCGCAAAGCCTGTATTACGCCAGCGACGCCGAGCAACTGAGTCATTACGCCCAACTGCGCCAGCAAGCGCATGATGGGCAAAAGAAATCATTCAGCGGCAGTGGTACATTGCGCTCATTACAAGCTGGCCAATGGTTTCGCTTGGAAGACCACCCTGCGCACGAGTGGGATAGTGCGGAGCAACGTGAGTTTGCAATTACCGAACTCACCTTCACTGCTCATAACAATCTACCGCATGATTTAACGCAGCAACTGCGCCAGATTGCACCGAGCCTGTTAGCGAGCAATACCGCCACCCACAGTACGACAGATACACCCGCACCGTATCGCGTTGAATTCAAATCCCAACGCCGTGGTCAGCCCATTACCCCTGCTTTTAATTTGGACGGCACCGAGCAACTGGCGAAACCCAAATCGCGTGGAGTACAAACCGCCACTGTGGTGGGGCCTGCAGGTGAAGAAATCCACACCGATGGACTGGGCCGAATCAAGGTTCAGTTTCACTGGCAACGGCCCAACGAACATGCCGACTTCGGTGCCAATCTCGACGATAAATCATCGTGCTGGATTCGAGTCGCCTATCCGAGCGCTGGTGCGAGCTGGGGTCATCAATTCATCCCGCGTATCGGGCAAGAAGTGCTGGTGGACTTCATTGAAGGCGACATCGATAGACCCATCGTCACAGGTGTTGTCTACAACGGCAGTCACCCGACGCCGACGTTTAGCGGCGCAGGCGCACTGCCAGCCAATAAAACGTTATCGGGCATCAAGAGTAAAGAATACAAAGGTGGCCAGTACGGCGAATTATTATTCGACGACAGCACCGGCCAAGTACGCACCAAGCTCAGCAGCGAACACGCTAAAACGCAACTCAACCTCGGCTACCTGATCCACCCACGCACGAATGGCAAAGGGGAAACGCGAGGCGAAGGCTTTGAACTCAGAACCGACGCCCACGGTGCAATTCGTGCTGGGCATGGGCTACTGCTCACCACCGAAGCCAAAGGCGGCGCGGCGGGTAAACAGCTCGACCGCAACCCTGCCAGCAGCCAGCTTGAATCCGCGCTCGAACTCGCGAAAAGCCTCGGCGAAGTCGCGACCAAACAACTGGCCGACACCATCGAAACCGGTGAGAACGAGCAAACGATCAAACCCGATAACTCTAACGGCGAGAAGCACAAAACCGGCCACCTGCACCACCACGTTCACGCCGCGAAAAGCTGGGAAGCAGGCACGAATACGGATTCAGAGGGCAAAACCAAATCAGAAGACCAAGCTGGCCAGCAGCCGCTGTTGATGCTCCACGGCCAAGATGGCCTCGCGCTCACCACGCCGCAAAGCCTGACCCAAACCGCCGGTAGCAATATCGACCAAGTTGCGCAACGAGACAGCAACCAAACCACGGGGCGGCGCTGGATCCACAACGTCGGATCACACATCAGCCTGTTCGTGAGCGGGGTCAAAGACAGCATTGCACTGAAGCTGATTGCTGCGAAGGGCAAAGTGCAGATGCAGGCGCAGAGTGATGATGTGGAGATTACGGCGGATAAAAACGTCAAACTCACCGCAATCAAAGGCCAGAATCTATTCAACGCCAAGCAAGAAATCCTACTCACCGCCGGCGGCGCGTATATCCGCATTAAAGGCGGCAAGATCGAACTACACGCGCCGGGCAAGGTGAGTTTTAAAGGCTCAAGCCATGATTGGAGCGGGCCAGCAAGCCAGACACTTCCTTTTCCGGCCTTTCCTAGGTCGTCTGGCTTGGGGCAAGTTAAATTGCACCATCTATATGCAGGACGAGAGGGCGTCGCCACCGGTCGTTATGTCTTAACCGACCTACTCGGACAACGTCACGAAGGGCTGCTAGATAAAGATGGTAAGGCCCTGGTTGGTGGTTTGCCAATTGGCGCAGTTATGGTGAAATTCACCGAAGATCCGCGCAATCATAAAACTAAATCTGGCCAGTTTGCCCCTATTCACTGGCCTGCTGAGGCAGTGCCGGTTGATCCAACTCTTGTGCAGCAACAAGCTCAGGCGCAACTTTCAAGCCTCTTGCCCGCGATGGCTCAGTCGTTCGTTGAAAGTCCGAATGTACCTAACCCAGCTGAAGTAATCCAGTCGATTCCACAAGGTAATCTTTTAGCTGACGCGGCCAAGTTGGTCGAGAAAGCGAAGCAGGTTCAGACTGCTTTGAATGCTTTCAAGCAGGGTGAGTATGGGGCTGCAATCAACGAAGGCTTGAAAATAGCGGGAGTTAAAGTTAATCAACCCGTAGGCCCAGAGTGCATTCCGGCAGCAAAATCTGCACGGGCAACCCTAGATGCTGCACGTAATCCGATCAAACTTAATCTGAAATAA